ACGATTCGAATTTTATTTTTCGGGAAATATACGGTATTGGATGGCATCCTAATTTTTCCTCCTTCTATTGCAATTCAACCAAACGTTAGTTTTGTTTTATCCATACCTGTCTCTTCCATTTTACATCCATATAACTTAATAGTAGGGCTGATTGATGCGCGAGTCAAGTGAACGCGATTCAGCAAGCTGCCGGCGCGTAACGGCATCCTGGCATTCTATGCGACCGATATTCTGGTACGATCCACCACACAGAAAAAAAGCCCGACACCTGTGATATGCTACCGCATGCACATGGTATTAGGCTTTCTCAATTATCCTTTGATTGTTGCCAACAGTTTTATTTTTTGTTTTACAGATTCCGGATCGATCTGAACCCTGGCGACTCCACTCTCCATGGCTGCTTTTGCAACTGCAAACGCAACATTCGGAGCCACGCGGGGATCAAATGGATGTGGAATGACATAATCCTCGTGGAGTTCTTCTTCCGGAATCAGATCTGCAATGGCAGATACTGCCGCCAACTTCATCGCTTCATTGATATCTGTCGCATGAACATCCAAAGCCCCGCGAAAAATTCCCGGAAAAGCCAGAACGTTATTCACTTGATTCGGAAAATCGGATCGACCTGTAGCAATCACTCGAACTCCTGCCTGTTTTGCAAGGTCCGGCATGACTTCAGGATTGGGATTCGCCAATGCGAACAAAATCGGATCCCGGTTCATTTTTTGAATCATGGATTCCTCAATCAATCCGGCGGCAGAAACCCCGATAAATACATCCGCACCAACCATCGCTTCCGCCAATGTTCCCCGAATCCGTTCAGGATTCGTATAGCTGGCAACTTCTTCTTTAATGCGATTCATTCCTTCTGTTCTGCCTTCATACAAAATGCCTTTTGTATCACACAGAAGAATCGTCTTGGTTCCCATGGAATGAAGGATTTTGGTAATGGCGACACCTGCCGCGCCTGCCCCATTTACAACGACCCGAATGTCTGCGAAAGATTTCTTTACGACTTTCAGTGCGTTTAATAATCCGGCTGCCACAACAATGGCAGTTCCATGCTGATCATCATGAAACACCGGAATCTGGCAGGAGCTTTTCAGACGTTCTTCAATTTCAAAGCATTGAGGAGCTGCGATGTCTTCCAGATTAATGCCGCCAAAGGTCGGTTCCATCAACTTCACTGCATTCACGATTTGATCGCTATCCGTAGTATTCAGGCAGATGGGAAATGCGTCCACACCGGCAAATGATTTGAAAAGCACCGCTTTCCCTTCCATCACCGGAAGAGCAGCAGCCGGCCCGATGTTCCCAAGGCCAAGTACAGCAGTACCGTTCGTAACAACCGCAACACAATTTCCTTTCATGGTATATTCATAAACGGTATGTTCAGCACGGGCGATCTCCATGCATGGTTCTGCAACACCGGGTGAATATGCCAGGCTTAAATCCCTTGCGTTTTGCAAAGGAACTTTTGCCTGAACCGCCAGCTTCCCTCTGTTTTTTTGGTGCAATTGAATGGCTTCCTGCCTTTGATCGGACATCCGTATACACTCCTTCGATTCATACATCACATGATGATCCATTCCATCCATTTACACTTGTAAAATTAGAGAAAACTGTGCAAAATCCTTTTTTCCGTGTCGATAATTTTTAAAGTTTCCAGGAATCCTCGCCGCATTCCCTCTAGCGGTTTCCAAGCTCTTTCATTAATTGATCAAACTGTTCCAGTGTCAGGGATTGGGGTCCATCCGACATAGCTTTCGCCGGATTTGGATGTACTTCAAGAATCAGTCCGTCTGCACCTGCTGCAATGGATGCTTTGCTCATGGCCGGAACATATCTGGCAACGCCTGTTCCGTGGCTGGGATCTGCAATGACCGGCAAATGGCTCAAATGCTTGATCACCGGAATGGCATTCAGATCCATCGTATTCCGCGTGTATTTTTCAAATGTGCGAATTCCTCGTTCACACAGCATCACATTTGGATTTCCTTCGCTCAAGATATATTCGGCAGACATCAACCATTCTTCAATCGTTGCCGCAATTCCCCGTTTTAACATGACCGGTTTTCCAGTCTTGCCTACTTCCTTGAGCAGATGGAAATTTTGCATATTGCGCGCACCAATTTGCAAAATATCCGCATATTCAGCAACCATCGGCAAGTTTACAGGATCCATAACTTCTGTTACAATCGCCAACCCTGTTTCTTTCCTCGCTTCGGCCAACAATTTTAATCCTTCCTCTTTCAATCCCTGAAAGGAATATGGGGAACTGCGAGGTTTAAATGCTCCTCCGCGCAAACAAGTGGCACCTGCCGCTTTTACCGCATGAGCCGTTTGCAAAATCTGCTCTCTGCTTTCGACCGCACATGGACCTGCCATAATGACAGGAGTGCCCGCTCCGATTCTGACGTTTCCGACTTCGATGATTGTAGGTTCAGGATGGAATTCCCTGCTTGCCATTTTAAATGGATGTGTCACATGAACAATTTTTTCCACGCCATCAAAGCTTTCCAGAGGTATATCTGTCAGCACCGATTTATTTCCAATGATTCCTACGATTGTACGTTCCGTACCTTCGGAAATGTGGACTCGCAATTGAAGTGCTTCAATTGTATCTACAATTTTCTGAATTTCTTCTGCTCTCGCTGTTTTCTGCATAACGATAACCATTTTCTCTTCCTCCTGCCATCTTTTCAAAGTACAAAAAAACCCCATCCCTATAGGGACGAGGTTTGCTCGCGGTACCACCCTAGTTAGCATGCAATACATGCTCACTCAGTTCTTCATAATGGTGAAATCCATATAAACTCCGGAAGTGTATTTCACATCTCAAGTGTTGACTGACTTGCACCTGCCGTCAGTTCTCTGTACAACCATCTCAAGAGTTACTTGATTCCTTCAACGTTTATTCAATATATGAAATTATTTGAATTCTACATCATGATGAAAGTATAGTCAATAACCCTTTTCATTCTCTTTTCGTTCTCATCAAGAAAACTTGTTGTCACTTCATCAAACGATTTGAAAAACAAGCGTTCCAAAGATTGTTTCCCATTGCAAGCAAAGGATGCATCTTCTGAAAAAAGATGCATCCTTTGCTTGCGATCTATGCGTCTTAGCGTTATGGTTTGATAAACTCCTGTACCCAATCCGTACCGTATTGTCCGCCTGTAACATATCCGACGCCGATTTCCGTAAATTTTGGGTTCAGGATATTTGCCCGGTGTCCACTGCTGTTCATCCAGTCATTCATGACTTCTTGCGCGCTTGTTTGCCCTGCCGCAATGTTTTCTCCTGCATAGGAATACGAAATGCCAAACTGCTTCATCATATCAAAAGGAGAACCATATGTCGGCGACTGATGATCAAAATACTGATTGTCGCGCATATCTTTTGCCTTATCATATGCCATTTGTGTTAAATTCATATTCAAAGCCAATGGCGCCAAACCATTTTTTGCCCGCTGCTGGTTGACGAGATTCACGACTTGTTGCACCTCGGGCGATACAGACGCAGATGCATTCGATGTCTGCACCGTTTGCTCTGATGCAGCACCAGATTGTGCGGATTTTACCAATAATGCTTGACCAGGGTATAACGCATCTGTTTGCAAATGATTGGTTGCCTTCAAGAAAGCGGTGGATTCATGATTCGTCTGTCCGATCGACCAAAGAGAATCACCAGGTGCAACCACATATTCCTCATACCCTTTTTGCAGCAACGCTTGTTTCGTCTTCGGACCAACGACTCCATCTGCTGCAAGACCCATATTGTTTTGGAACGATTCCACAGCTTGCTTTGTAATCGGCCCAAAAAAGTTGGTTGCTGACAGTGCTTGCGGGAACGTTCCGTAATCCTGCAATGCCAATTGCAGCACATGGACAGCTTGTCCTGTACTTCCATATTGTAAATTCGTATTTCCAAAGGAATTGGCAGCTGCAAATGCAGACTGACTGCCTTGAACTTCTGCCAGCAGTGAAAATCCCAATACAATCATACCAGAAAATGCAAACAATCGATTCATTCGTTTCAAATCAGAAACCTCCCTATTTTTCATTTGGATGTCGAGATTTTGTTATCGAATACCATGTTTCATAGCGCCGAGGTCCCTTACACTGTACTAGAAAAAATCCTTCCTGTCAGTGAAAATTGCTTACATTTACCTATGTAAATCTTGTATTGGAAGATCGATCGTCTTATATCGTTTCATTTTCGCTGCGTTTTAAAGCACCCATTTCGCTTTTCAAAATGGTTTTCATAGTCAAGTATTCTTCTTTTTCAATCAGCTTTTCTTCATACAAATCATCCAGTTCCAATTCCATCAAAACAAGATCATCCCATTTGTTCCCTGTATAAACCACAATTTGAAACCGACGCAATAATTCTTTTACTCGCAGCATGCGATCACCTGTATTTTCTTTTCATTTTATCACACCGGCTACAGCTGTTGCCTTTCTATGTACAACTCTTTCAAGTGTTAAAATGATAGATAGGGTTAGTATGCAAAAAAACAATGTATCTTTGATGATACATTGTCTTTAGCTTTGCCTGTTATCCACCTAGATACGCTTTCTGCACTTCTTCACTATCTGCCAGTTCCGATGCGGAACCGCTTAAAACGATTTGCCCCGTCTCAATGACGTACGCACGGTGTGCAATGGACAACGCCATATGGGCATTTTGCTCAACCAATAAAACAGTTGTACCTGTTTTATTGATCTCCTGAACGATATTGAAAATTTCTTTTACCAAGAGCGGTGCAAGACCCATCGACGGTTCGTCAAGCAACAGCAATTTCGGACGCGCCATGAGTGCTCGACCCATTGCCAACATCTGCTGTTCACCGCCGGACAGTGTCCCTGCCTGTTGGTTTTTCCGTTCCAGCAAGCGGCCAAAGCGCTTGTACACATCGTCAAGGTCGTCTTTGATTCCCTGCCGATCCTTGCGAAGGTATGCTCCCAGCATAAGGTTTTCTTCGACAGTCATGTTCGCAAATACACGGCGACCTTCAGGACAGTGACTTAATCCTGCTTTCACAATGGACTGTGCTGCTTTTCCGCCAATCGATTGATTTTCAAATACAATTTTTCCGCCAGACGGCTTTAATAATCCGGAGACGGTTTTCAATAACGTGGATTTCCCGGCACCGTTCGCTCCGATCAATGTTACAATTTCGCCCTGCTCTACATGGAGGCTGATTCCTTTCAAGGCATGAATCGCGCCATAATGCACGTTTAGATTTTCAACCGTTAGCATTGCTCACACCTCCTGCCCCAGATATGCTTCAATGACCCGAGGATTCTTCTTGATTTCATCAGGTGTGCCATCTGCAATCAGTTTCCCTTGATCCAACACGTAAATTCTTTCACAGATCCCCATAACGAGTGACATATCATGTTCAATCAACAAAATGGAAAGTTTAAATTCATCCCGAATCCAATAAATCAGTTTCATCAGGTCTTGTGTTTCTTGCGGATTCATCCCTGCAGCCGGTTCGTCAAGCAACAAAAGTTTAGGTCCTGCTGCCAATGCGCGGGCAATTTCCAATCTTCGCTGCTCCCCATATGGCAAGTTTTTGGCAATTTCATCTTTTTTATGATCGAGATTAAAAATTTTCAAAAACGAGACGGCCTTCTCTGTCATCTCCTGCTCATTCCTGAAATGAGACGGGAGACGGAAAAAAGAGCTCCAGATCGTGTGTTTTGCATGGCGATGATAGGCAATTTTCACATTGTCCAACACGGACAAATCATTAAACAAGCGGATATTCTGGAATGTGCGAGCCATTCCCCTGCTTGTAATTTGATAGGGTTTTAAGCCGCGCGTATCTTTTCCGTCGAATGTAATGCTTCCGCTTGACGGTTCATATACGGCAGTCAAAAGGTTGAAAAATGTCGTCTTGCCTGCACCGTTCGGGCCGATTAATCCGATCAATTCCCCATGATCAATATGTATGGATACATCACTGACCGCCCGTATTCCGCCAAATACTCGTCCCACCTGCGTCACATCGAGAAGGGCTGTTCCGTTTTGATTATGCTGCAGTTCCATGGCTCTTCCCTCGCTTTGTCAGTTTTAAAGATCGGAACGAAAATTCTTTGGTACCCATCAAACCTTGCGGACGGAAGATCATCGTCAAGATTAATATCAGAGAATATACAATCATGCGAATTTCCGGATAGTCCGCCAAATACGTAAACAACAATGTCAACAGAATCGCTCCCAAAATCGAGCCTGACGTGCTGCCAAGCCCGCCCAGCACTACTATGACAAGAATTTCAAAAGATTTCATGAAATTAAAGTTGGTCGGCTGAATGATGTAGAAATAATGAGCGCTCAATCCTCCCGCCAAACCTGCAAAAAATGAGCCTATGACAAACGCCATTACCTTATACTTTGTCGTATTGATCCCCATTGCTTCCGCTGCAATTTCATTTTCCCGCACGGAAATACATGCACGGCCATGGCGTGAATTCACAAAGTTATTAATAAAAATCACAGTAATTAAAGACGAGAAAAACGCCCACGCCCAAGTTGTATCTTGTGGAATTCCACTCATCCCGCTGGCGCCGCCAACATAAGGGGTGTTCAAGAAAATGATGCGAATGATTTCACCAAATCCAAGTGTGGCAATTGCCAAGTAGTCTCCTTTTAGCCGCAGACTCGGGACACCGACCAGCAAACCTGCAATTGCTGCAACGATCGCACCGATCAACAAACCTACACCGAATGGCAAATTCAATTTTAATGTTGCGATCGTCGACAAATAGGCGCCAATCGACATAAAACCGGCATGTCCAATAGAAAATTGGCCGGTAAAACCATTGATCAGATTTAAGCTCGTAGCCAGAATAATATTGATACAAATGAGCATCAACGTAGATTGAGAATAGTTGTCAATGACACCAGAATCGATGAGTATTTCGCCGATCGCATAAATCACAATCGCGACCAGCGTCCATAGCCAAAAGGAACGATTACGGAATTTCATGATCCCACCTACACTTTCTCCCGGATATTCTTACCGAACAGTCCGGACGGCTTGAAGATGAGGATTAAAATCAAGATTAAAAATGCCACGCCATCCCGCCAGAGGGAATAACCGGCAGAACTTACGGCTGTCTCGATGACGCCTAGCGCCAAACCGCCAACCAACGCGCCTGGAATGATCCCGATACCGCCTAAAACAGCAGCGATAAACGCCTTTAAACCTGGCAAGATTCCCATCAGAGGGTCGACGGAGCTGTACAGCATGCCATAGATCACTCCGCCTGCAGCAGCCAATGCAGAACCGATTGCAAATGTGATGGAAATCGTCGTATCTACGTTAATCCCCATCAAACGAGCGGCTTCCATATCGAAGGATACAGCGCGCATCGCCCGTCCAGCTTTTGTTTTATGTACGATATATTGCAAAATGACCATAAGCACAATTGTCACCGTAAAGACGATAATCTGCAAATTATCGATCGTGACATTGCCGAATAAATGAAACGTTTCTCTTTTAAATAAATTAGGAAATCCTTTCGGCTGTGCACCGACTGCCAATATCCCGCCATTTTCCAACAGGAACGAGACACCGATTGCTGTTATTAAAGCAGCGATCCTGGATGTATTCCGCAAAGGACGATACGCAAAACGTTCGATCACGACACCAAGCAATGCGGAAACGGCCATTGATAGCAAAAGGGCCGGAATAAATCCCCATTTCAGTCCGGCAGCAGCAAAAAATCCCGTATACGCCCCAACCATAAATACGTCGCCATGAGCAAAGTTAATCAATTTGATAATTCCGTAAACCATCGTATACCCCAATGCAATCAAAGCGTAAACGCTGCCTACAGAAATGCCGATAATTAATTGTTGAACGATATAATCTAACATCCGAAAACGGCACCTCTCTCTTTTTTTTTCTGTGAAAAATGATAGTTGCACAATGTCGATCATTATATAGAATATTCGAACGATTCGAGCCGGATAAGAGAATAGGGGGGTATCCCCCCCTATATAGGATCATTACGGATTGATCTTTGTCTTAAATACTTGCTTGCCATCTTTATATTCAAGAATGACAGCAGATTTTACAGGGTCATGGTTTTTGTCAAAGGTGATTTTTCCTGTTACTGTCTGGAAGTCTTTCGTCGCTGCAAGGGCATCTCTTACTTTCGTATGATCTGTGCTGCCCGCCTGCTTGAATGCATTGGCAAGAAGGTTCGTCGCATCATAGCCGAGAACAGCCATCGCATCCGGTGCAGTGTTATATTTTGCTTTAAAAGCTTTTACGAATTTTTGTACGTTGGGATCTGTATCATCAGCCGCATAGTGGTTGCTGATGTAGGTGTTGTTCAAGTTTTTGGCGCCGGCGATCTTGACCAATTCCGGCGAATCCCAGCCGTCTCCGCCTTCAAACGGAACTTTGATTCCAATTTCACGGCCTTGTTTGACAATCTTGCCGACATCTCCATAGTAGCCTGGCACGTACACAACATCCGGATTTTCCGCTTTAATGCGTGTCAAAACCGCTTTAAAGTCTGGATCGCCTGCCTGATAGTTTTCGACTGACAGGATTTTGCCGCCATCTTTTTTGAAGCTTTGTTCGAAGTATTGCGCCAAACCTTTGGAATAGTCACTGGAATTGTCCACCATCACTGCAGCGGTTTTTGCGTGCAGATTTTTATTTGAGAAGTTGGCCATGACAGTTCCCTGGAACGGATCGATAAAGCAAGCGCGGAATACCCAGTCATTCACTTTTTTGGTATCAGGATTGACCGTTACTTTCGGGTTGGTGGCCGAAGAACTGATCAATGGAATTTTTGCTTGTTGCACGACAGGAACAATTGCCAGCGTATCTGTACTGATCGTAGCACCGATCAACGCATCTACCTTGTCCTGATCGATTAATTTTTGCGCGGCACGAGTCGCTTCATCTGCTTTGGAAGCGTTGTCGGCCACCTTGATATCGATGGTTTTGCCATTGATTCCGCCATTTTTGTTGATTTCATCAACAGCCAGCTTGACACCGTTCAAGGCAGAGTTGCCGAAGGATGCTTCTGCACCTGTCAATTCGAAGTCGACGCCAATTTTGATTGTTTTGGCGTCGGATGAAGCGCTTTTGCTGCCACCGCTGCTGGCACTGCTGCCGCAGCCTGCGAGTGTACCCATTGCCAAAAGTGCAACAGATGCTGTTGCCAATACTTTCTTTTTCATACTTTAACCCCCTGACGACTGTTCGTTACTTTGATGAAACACGTTAGCAAATTATGAGACAAAAATAAAAATTATAACCTCCTACTTCAATGATTTTAAAATATTCTTTAATATTTAATAACTCTATTTTAATTTAATTGTCTGAAAAATCAATTACCAAGTATGATAGATTTAAGAAAATTATCCTTTTCTTTCTTCTTCAATCATTCGATTGCTATGGATTTCTTACCTATATAAGATTTTAGATGAAGAAGAAGATTTTTCTTGTGGATCGATTAAAATTTAAGTATCATCTTTCCAGTTTCCTTTCTCTTTCACACCTTTTCTAAAACGAAAAAATTCCTTCTCATGTAGAGAAGGAGGTGTGTGAAATTCATGATTTTTTGTTCCAAAGTCTTCTATCAAATACTCATTTCTTTAGCA
Above is a window of Fodinisporobacter ferrooxydans DNA encoding:
- a CDS encoding NAD(P)-dependent malic enzyme; amino-acid sequence: MSDQRQEAIQLHQKNRGKLAVQAKVPLQNARDLSLAYSPGVAEPCMEIARAEHTVYEYTMKGNCVAVVTNGTAVLGLGNIGPAAALPVMEGKAVLFKSFAGVDAFPICLNTTDSDQIVNAVKLMEPTFGGINLEDIAAPQCFEIEERLKSSCQIPVFHDDQHGTAIVVAAGLLNALKVVKKSFADIRVVVNGAGAAGVAITKILHSMGTKTILLCDTKGILYEGRTEGMNRIKEEVASYTNPERIRGTLAEAMVGADVFIGVSAAGLIEESMIQKMNRDPILFALANPNPEVMPDLAKQAGVRVIATGRSDFPNQVNNVLAFPGIFRGALDVHATDINEAMKLAAVSAIADLIPEEELHEDYVIPHPFDPRVAPNVAFAVAKAAMESGVARVQIDPESVKQKIKLLATIKG
- the aroF gene encoding 3-deoxy-7-phosphoheptulonate synthase, coding for MVIVMQKTARAEEIQKIVDTIEALQLRVHISEGTERTIVGIIGNKSVLTDIPLESFDGVEKIVHVTHPFKMASREFHPEPTIIEVGNVRIGAGTPVIMAGPCAVESREQILQTAHAVKAAGATCLRGGAFKPRSSPYSFQGLKEEGLKLLAEARKETGLAIVTEVMDPVNLPMVAEYADILQIGARNMQNFHLLKEVGKTGKPVMLKRGIAATIEEWLMSAEYILSEGNPNVMLCERGIRTFEKYTRNTMDLNAIPVIKHLSHLPVIADPSHGTGVARYVPAMSKASIAAGADGLILEVHPNPAKAMSDGPQSLTLEQFDQLMKELGNR
- a CDS encoding CAP domain-containing protein, with the protein product MNRLFAFSGMIVLGFSLLAEVQGSQSAFAAANSFGNTNLQYGSTGQAVHVLQLALQDYGTFPQALSATNFFGPITKQAVESFQNNMGLAADGVVGPKTKQALLQKGYEEYVVAPGDSLWSIGQTNHESTAFLKATNHLQTDALYPGQALLVKSAQSGAASEQTVQTSNASASVSPEVQQVVNLVNQQRAKNGLAPLALNMNLTQMAYDKAKDMRDNQYFDHQSPTYGSPFDMMKQFGISYSYAGENIAAGQTSAQEVMNDWMNSSGHRANILNPKFTEIGVGYVTGGQYGTDWVQEFIKP
- a CDS encoding YqgQ family protein, whose protein sequence is MLRVKELLRRFQIVVYTGNKWDDLVLMELELDDLYEEKLIEKEEYLTMKTILKSEMGALKRSENETI
- a CDS encoding ABC transporter ATP-binding protein, translating into MLTVENLNVHYGAIHALKGISLHVEQGEIVTLIGANGAGKSTLLKTVSGLLKPSGGKIVFENQSIGGKAAQSIVKAGLSHCPEGRRVFANMTVEENLMLGAYLRKDRQGIKDDLDDVYKRFGRLLERKNQQAGTLSGGEQQMLAMGRALMARPKLLLLDEPSMGLAPLLVKEIFNIVQEINKTGTTVLLVEQNAHMALSIAHRAYVIETGQIVLSGSASELADSEEVQKAYLGG
- a CDS encoding ABC transporter ATP-binding protein, which codes for MELQHNQNGTALLDVTQVGRVFGGIRAVSDVSIHIDHGELIGLIGPNGAGKTTFFNLLTAVYEPSSGSITFDGKDTRGLKPYQITSRGMARTFQNIRLFNDLSVLDNVKIAYHRHAKHTIWSSFFRLPSHFRNEQEMTEKAVSFLKIFNLDHKKDEIAKNLPYGEQRRLEIARALAAGPKLLLLDEPAAGMNPQETQDLMKLIYWIRDEFKLSILLIEHDMSLVMGICERIYVLDQGKLIADGTPDEIKKNPRVIEAYLGQEV
- a CDS encoding branched-chain amino acid ABC transporter permease, with the protein product MKFRNRSFWLWTLVAIVIYAIGEILIDSGVIDNYSQSTLMLICINIILATSLNLINGFTGQFSIGHAGFMSIGAYLSTIATLKLNLPFGVGLLIGAIVAAIAGLLVGVPSLRLKGDYLAIATLGFGEIIRIIFLNTPYVGGASGMSGIPQDTTWAWAFFSSLITVIFINNFVNSRHGRACISVRENEIAAEAMGINTTKYKVMAFVIGSFFAGLAGGLSAHYFYIIQPTNFNFMKSFEILVIVVLGGLGSTSGSILGAILLTLLFTYLADYPEIRMIVYSLILILTMIFRPQGLMGTKEFSFRSLKLTKRGKSHGTAA
- a CDS encoding branched-chain amino acid ABC transporter permease, translating into MLDYIVQQLIIGISVGSVYALIALGYTMVYGIIKLINFAHGDVFMVGAYTGFFAAAGLKWGFIPALLLSMAVSALLGVVIERFAYRPLRNTSRIAALITAIGVSFLLENGGILAVGAQPKGFPNLFKRETFHLFGNVTIDNLQIIVFTVTIVLMVILQYIVHKTKAGRAMRAVSFDMEAARLMGINVDTTISITFAIGSALAAAGGVIYGMLYSSVDPLMGILPGLKAFIAAVLGGIGIIPGALVGGLALGVIETAVSSAGYSLWRDGVAFLILILILIFKPSGLFGKNIREKV
- a CDS encoding ABC transporter substrate-binding protein translates to MKKKVLATASVALLAMGTLAGCGSSASSGGSKSASSDAKTIKIGVDFELTGAEASFGNSALNGVKLAVDEINKNGGINGKTIDIKVADNASKADEATRAAQKLIDQDKVDALIGATISTDTLAIVPVVQQAKIPLISSSATNPKVTVNPDTKKVNDWVFRACFIDPFQGTVMANFSNKNLHAKTAAVMVDNSSDYSKGLAQYFEQSFKKDGGKILSVENYQAGDPDFKAVLTRIKAENPDVVYVPGYYGDVGKIVKQGREIGIKVPFEGGDGWDSPELVKIAGAKNLNNTYISNHYAADDTDPNVQKFVKAFKAKYNTAPDAMAVLGYDATNLLANAFKQAGSTDHTKVRDALAATKDFQTVTGKITFDKNHDPVKSAVILEYKDGKQVFKTKINP